The following proteins are encoded in a genomic region of Buchnera aphidicola (Aphis nerii):
- the flgF gene encoding flagellar basal-body rod protein FlgF, whose product MENIIYQSMKAAIRILENQNVIANNLANISTTGFKETFNLTIKNENVKNLYKTQTQKYYNFSEGILTNTQRKLDLIVKKDGWFVIKDINGTEAYTKNGHLQINSQGQLTIQNHKVVGNKGDIKIPNNINVKILSNGVIKTIDEKQNKNFEKEIGSLKLVRFPKNNLIQKSNGFFYLKNKEVDQYSTIPHDNTVRVQSEVLETSNVNPTKNMIDMISNARQFEMNMKMISMYDQNIEHANQLLNVNN is encoded by the coding sequence ATGGAAAATATAATTTATCAATCAATGAAAGCTGCTATTCGAATATTAGAAAATCAAAATGTTATTGCAAATAATTTAGCAAATATTTCTACTACTGGTTTTAAAGAAACATTTAATCTAACAATAAAAAATGAAAACGTAAAAAATTTATACAAAACTCAAACACAAAAATATTATAATTTTTCAGAAGGTATACTGACTAATACACAAAGAAAACTAGACTTAATTGTTAAAAAAGATGGGTGGTTCGTAATAAAAGATATTAATGGAACAGAAGCATATACAAAAAATGGACATTTACAAATAAACTCACAAGGACAACTTACTATTCAAAATCATAAAGTAGTTGGAAATAAAGGAGATATAAAAATACCAAATAATATAAATGTAAAAATTTTGTCTAATGGTGTAATTAAAACAATAGATGAAAAACAAAATAAAAATTTTGAAAAAGAAATAGGATCATTAAAATTAGTACGTTTTCCAAAAAATAATTTAATTCAAAAATCTAATGGATTTTTTTATTTAAAAAATAAAGAAGTTGATCAATATTCAACAATTCCACATGATAATACTGTTCGTGTACAATCGGAAGTATTAGAAACAAGTAATGTTAATCCAACTAAAAATATGATTGATATGATATCCAATGCACGACAATTTGAGATGAATATGAAAATGATATCAATGTATGATCAAAATATAGAACATGCAAATCAGTTACTTAATGTTAATAATTAA
- the flgG gene encoding flagellar basal-body rod protein FlgG has translation MIPSLWISKTGLDAQQINMNVISNNLANVSTNGFKRSRAVFEDLMYQTIRQAGTNSSIDTTLPSGLQVGTGVRPVATERIHSQGNLSKTESSKDVAINGAGFFQVQLPDGNIAYTRDGSFQLDQNGQLVTNSGFTVIPEINIPPNSTNINIARDGIVSVTIQGQTQPISIGQLNLVNFINDSGLESLGENLYQETQASGSPIDTTPGLNGTGLLYQGYVETSNVNVAEELVNMIQTQRAYEINSKSINTSDQMLQKLSQL, from the coding sequence ATGATTCCTTCATTATGGATTTCTAAAACAGGTCTAGATGCTCAACAAATTAATATGAATGTTATTTCTAATAATTTAGCAAATGTTAGTACAAACGGATTTAAAAGATCTAGAGCAGTTTTCGAAGATTTAATGTATCAAACAATACGACAAGCAGGAACAAATTCATCTATTGATACAACATTACCATCCGGGTTACAAGTAGGTACAGGGGTAAGACCAGTAGCTACTGAAAGAATTCATAGTCAGGGAAATTTGTCTAAAACAGAATCTTCAAAAGACGTGGCAATAAATGGAGCTGGTTTTTTTCAAGTACAATTACCTGATGGGAATATAGCTTATACAAGAGATGGATCATTTCAATTAGATCAAAACGGTCAATTAGTAACTAATAGTGGATTTACTGTTATACCTGAAATAAATATTCCACCTAATTCAACAAATATCAATATAGCAAGAGATGGCATTGTAAGTGTAACTATACAAGGACAAACACAACCAATTTCTATTGGACAACTAAACTTAGTCAATTTTATTAACGATTCTGGATTAGAAAGCTTAGGAGAAAACTTATACCAAGAAACACAAGCATCTGGAAGCCCAATAGATACTACACCAGGATTAAACGGTACAGGTTTATTATATCAAGGATATGTTGAAACATCTAACGTTAACGTTGCTGAAGAATTAGTTAATATGATTCAAACACAACGAGCATATGAAATTAATAGTAAATCTATAAACACTTCAGATCAAATGTTGCAAAAATTATCTCAATTATAA
- a CDS encoding flagellar basal body L-ring protein FlgH — protein MVKLFSCKIKYYLTTLALLAIQSCASIENQPLVSGITTSIVAPNISSKTINGSLFQENIPVNYGYQPLFEDHRSHNIGDTITIVLQENISASNSSSSNMTRNGSTNLGMTITPGQLNPILGFNINESKTGFDSIGKNDFYGKGSHSAKNTFTGLITVTVQRVLPNGNLQVVGEKQVAINEGIEFIRFSGVVNPHNITKNNLVASTQIADTRIEYVSNSHINENQKMGWLQRLLLKISPV, from the coding sequence GTGGTAAAGTTATTTAGTTGTAAAATTAAATATTATTTAACTACTCTTGCTTTATTAGCTATTCAAAGTTGCGCTTCTATTGAAAATCAACCCTTAGTGAGTGGAATTACTACATCTATAGTAGCTCCAAATATTTCTTCTAAAACTATAAATGGTTCTTTATTTCAAGAAAATATACCTGTTAATTATGGTTATCAACCACTATTTGAAGATCATCGATCTCATAATATTGGAGATACAATAACTATTGTATTACAAGAAAATATAAGTGCAAGTAACAGTTCTTCTTCTAATATGACTCGGAATGGTAGTACAAATTTAGGTATGACAATTACACCAGGACAACTAAATCCTATATTAGGATTTAATATTAATGAAAGTAAAACAGGGTTTGATAGTATAGGTAAAAATGATTTTTATGGAAAAGGAAGTCATTCTGCTAAAAATACTTTTACTGGACTCATCACAGTTACAGTACAAAGAGTACTACCAAATGGAAATTTACAAGTAGTTGGTGAAAAACAAGTTGCTATCAATGAAGGAATAGAATTTATTCGATTTTCAGGTGTAGTTAATCCTCATAATATTACTAAAAATAATTTAGTTGCTTCAACTCAAATTGCAGATACACGTATTGAGTATGTAAGTAATAGTCATATTAATGAAAATCAAAAAATGGGTTGGTTGCAACGATTATTATTAAAAATTTCTCCTGTTTAA